Proteins encoded in a region of the Neodiprion lecontei isolate iyNeoLeco1 chromosome 5, iyNeoLeco1.1, whole genome shotgun sequence genome:
- the LOC107221431 gene encoding meiotic recombination protein SPO11 isoform X2, translated as MTFRSEEKFVEIPEVSDDGIRNLTIRRIEELTLQLIKEISSRTFPKLIYKEARKGGRVAELEDSVEQFRTRQTSTRNLSDCALNPLTSFDSSKSLSWLVEDEETPQNAQNPVNKDLESEKDSDTGRSITVDFRRKQSRKNLALLVTLMSHVHKMLINRTSKTRRSLYYELQSERNSARLAKNQRILDNAVNHVASLLECPPWQLGFTATSKGLVCGDLSLTFSKEDLVSCEVAGGVLIPQNVNRVTSARTSARYVLVVEKDAVFQRLIGEECTQYLNCILVTGKGYPDINTRMLVSFLGNKLKLPVYILVDADPFGIEIMCIYRFVKTPLVPSPFQLLLEFLTPLKIRISYSVAGRSATGFPRCSMDRHSSIRVLGPWSLLQTSRCSG; from the exons ATGACTTTCCGATCGGAGGAAAAGTTTGTCGAGATACCAGAGGTCAGCGACGACGGAATTAG GAACTTGACGATCCGTCGAATAGAGGAACTCACCTTACAATTGATCAAGGAAATAAGTTCGAGAACATTTCCCAAGTTGATTTACAAGGAGGCAAGAAAAGGTGGTAGAGTAGCTGAACTTGAGGACAGCGTTGAACAATTTCGAACCAGACAAACCAGCACTCGAAACTTGAGCGATTGTGCTTTGAATCCGTTGACCTCATTTGACAGCTCAAAATCGTTGAGTTGGCTCGTTGAAGATGAAGAAACCCCGCAGAACGCCCAAAATCCTGTGAATAAGGATTTGGAATCAGAAAAGGATTCTGACACTGGCAGATCGATAACTGTCGATTTCAGGCGAAAGCAGAGCAGGAAGAACCTCGCTCTTCTCGTCACTCTCATGTCCCATGTTCACAAAATGCTGATTAACCGCACAAGCAAAACTCGGCGGTCCCTCTACTACGAACTTCAGTCCGAACGCAACTCGGCTAGACTCGCTAAGAATCAACGCATCCTCGATAACGCCGTCAACCATGTTGCCAGCCTTCTGGAATGCCCACCATGGCAATTGG GTTTCACCGCGACAAGTAAAGGTCTGGTATGCGGTGACCTGAGTCTGACTTTCTCAAAAGAAGATTTGGTCAGTTGTGAGGTTGCGGGTGGTGTACTAATACCGCAGAACGTCAACCGAGTCACATCGGCTCGAACCTCGGCAAGATACGTTTTGGTAGTCGAGAAGGACGCCGTTTTCCAAAGACTCATCGGCGAAGAATGCACACAGTACCTGAATTGCATCCTAGTTACCGGAAAGGGATACCCGGACATCAACACGAGGATGCTGGTCAGCTTTCTTGGCAACAAGCTCAAGCTTCCGGTTTACATTCTCGTCGATGCCGATCCATTCGGGATTGAGATCATGTGCATATACAGGTTTGTCAAGACTCCTCTGGTCCCTTCCCCCTTTCAATTACTCCTCGAATTTCTTACTCCATTGAAGATACGGATCAGCTACTCGGTCGCGGGAAGATCGGCAACTGGCTTTCCCCGGTGCTCGATGGATCGGCATTCATCCATCCGAGTTCTCGGCCCTTGGTCTCTCCTCCAAACCTCTCGCTGCTCCGGATAA
- the LOC107221431 gene encoding meiotic recombination protein W68 isoform X1 — MTFRSEEKFVEIPEVSDDGIRNLTIRRIEELTLQLIKEISSRTFPKLIYKEARKGGRVAELEDSVEQFRTRQTSTRNLSDCALNPLTSFDSSKSLSWLVEDEETPQNAQNPVNKDLESEKDSDTGRSITVDFRRKQSRKNLALLVTLMSHVHKMLINRTSKTRRSLYYELQSERNSARLAKNQRILDNAVNHVASLLECPPWQLGFTATSKGLVCGDLSLTFSKEDLVSCEVAGGVLIPQNVNRVTSARTSARYVLVVEKDAVFQRLIGEECTQYLNCILVTGKGYPDINTRMLVSFLGNKLKLPVYILVDADPFGIEIMCIYRYGSATRSREDRQLAFPGARWIGIHPSEFSALGLSSKPLAAPDKAKIAALKSREYVDETILDQLQLLRTGKVDIEAVAGLSSRFLTTVYLSSKITAENYL; from the exons ATGACTTTCCGATCGGAGGAAAAGTTTGTCGAGATACCAGAGGTCAGCGACGACGGAATTAG GAACTTGACGATCCGTCGAATAGAGGAACTCACCTTACAATTGATCAAGGAAATAAGTTCGAGAACATTTCCCAAGTTGATTTACAAGGAGGCAAGAAAAGGTGGTAGAGTAGCTGAACTTGAGGACAGCGTTGAACAATTTCGAACCAGACAAACCAGCACTCGAAACTTGAGCGATTGTGCTTTGAATCCGTTGACCTCATTTGACAGCTCAAAATCGTTGAGTTGGCTCGTTGAAGATGAAGAAACCCCGCAGAACGCCCAAAATCCTGTGAATAAGGATTTGGAATCAGAAAAGGATTCTGACACTGGCAGATCGATAACTGTCGATTTCAGGCGAAAGCAGAGCAGGAAGAACCTCGCTCTTCTCGTCACTCTCATGTCCCATGTTCACAAAATGCTGATTAACCGCACAAGCAAAACTCGGCGGTCCCTCTACTACGAACTTCAGTCCGAACGCAACTCGGCTAGACTCGCTAAGAATCAACGCATCCTCGATAACGCCGTCAACCATGTTGCCAGCCTTCTGGAATGCCCACCATGGCAATTGG GTTTCACCGCGACAAGTAAAGGTCTGGTATGCGGTGACCTGAGTCTGACTTTCTCAAAAGAAGATTTGGTCAGTTGTGAGGTTGCGGGTGGTGTACTAATACCGCAGAACGTCAACCGAGTCACATCGGCTCGAACCTCGGCAAGATACGTTTTGGTAGTCGAGAAGGACGCCGTTTTCCAAAGACTCATCGGCGAAGAATGCACACAGTACCTGAATTGCATCCTAGTTACCGGAAAGGGATACCCGGACATCAACACGAGGATGCTGGTCAGCTTTCTTGGCAACAAGCTCAAGCTTCCGGTTTACATTCTCGTCGATGCCGATCCATTCGGGATTGAGATCATGTGCATATACAG ATACGGATCAGCTACTCGGTCGCGGGAAGATCGGCAACTGGCTTTCCCCGGTGCTCGATGGATCGGCATTCATCCATCCGAGTTCTCGGCCCTTGGTCTCTCCTCCAAACCTCTCGCTGCTCCGGATAAGGCCAAAATAGCCGCGCTCAAGAGCCGCGAATACGTTGATGAGACGATTTTGGACCAGCTTCAGCTTCTGCGAACTGGAAAAGTCGACATCGAAGCCGTCGCCGGTCTCTCATCCCGGTTTCTCACCACCGTCTATCTTAGTAGTAAAATTACCGCCGAAAATTATCTGTAA